A DNA window from Acinetobacter sp. 10FS3-1 contains the following coding sequences:
- a CDS encoding D-alanyl-D-alanine carboxypeptidase PBP6B yields the protein MKYIISLIAVLSLFVPAISYAALLNILPESVEAEAWTILDAQSGQVIAEHNADVQRAPASLTKMMVAYIVLKDIQAGKLDKHTVLTASPVVKTIMWDESQMYLKEGEQISVDQLLAGLIIMSANDAAVTLAEKVSGNIPKFVDRMNQEAKALGMEHTYFQNPAGITMPQHYSTAADLARLSMAVVNETPDYLYYSKQPSFSYNNHFHRATNLVLKLDPSVDGLKTGFTRAAGYNLALTANRLTHDIEIPNRRLVVVVLGSKSALKRAEIAHKLMNLAYTYTRNEVAIKDQQLLAELPVIKSTLNMFKVQTKQPQIVTTSLYDQHYTIDLNQFDQAQQRVMLDTGNGILQSIEPLPETQTHINVEITTPELIAPLAAVVPLATVQIYQNNQLIRTIQIEDRVDIEEANIFQKAFIWLKSLFSFFTDSAPEVKLYPIEK from the coding sequence TTGAAATACATCATCTCACTGATTGCAGTGCTCAGTCTGTTTGTCCCTGCAATTTCGTATGCTGCCCTACTGAATATTCTTCCAGAAAGTGTAGAAGCAGAAGCCTGGACGATTCTTGATGCACAGTCTGGTCAAGTCATTGCCGAGCATAATGCAGATGTTCAGCGTGCGCCAGCTTCGCTGACCAAAATGATGGTGGCCTATATTGTCCTCAAAGATATTCAGGCCGGGAAACTGGATAAACATACCGTTTTAACAGCGAGTCCTGTGGTGAAAACCATCATGTGGGATGAGTCGCAGATGTACCTAAAAGAAGGTGAGCAGATTTCCGTTGACCAGTTACTGGCTGGTCTGATTATCATGTCAGCAAATGATGCAGCAGTGACTTTAGCAGAAAAAGTTTCTGGCAATATCCCTAAATTTGTAGACCGGATGAATCAGGAAGCCAAAGCTCTGGGCATGGAGCATACCTATTTTCAAAATCCGGCCGGTATTACCATGCCTCAGCATTATTCAACAGCAGCCGATCTGGCACGTTTGTCGATGGCGGTGGTGAATGAAACTCCGGATTATCTGTATTATTCCAAGCAGCCGAGTTTTAGCTATAACAACCATTTTCACCGCGCCACTAACTTGGTGCTCAAGCTTGATCCGAGTGTAGATGGCTTAAAAACCGGTTTTACTCGCGCTGCTGGTTATAATCTTGCCTTGACTGCTAACCGTTTAACCCATGATATTGAAATACCGAATCGTCGTCTGGTTGTGGTGGTACTGGGCAGCAAAAGCGCCCTAAAACGTGCGGAAATAGCGCATAAGTTGATGAATTTGGCTTATACCTACACCCGTAATGAAGTTGCGATTAAAGATCAGCAATTATTGGCTGAGCTGCCAGTGATTAAATCAACTTTAAACATGTTTAAGGTGCAAACTAAGCAGCCGCAGATTGTGACCACTTCGCTCTATGACCAGCACTACACCATTGATCTGAACCAGTTTGATCAGGCCCAGCAGCGTGTCATGCTCGATACTGGTAATGGTATTTTACAAAGTATCGAACCCTTACCAGAAACCCAGACCCACATTAATGTGGAAATTACTACGCCTGAATTGATTGCCCCTTTGGCAGCTGTCGTGCCGTTAGCAACGGTACAAATCTACCAAAACAACCAGCTTATTCGTACCATCCAGATTGAAGATCGGGTCGATATTGAAGAGGCAAATATTTTTCAAAAAGCGTTCATCTGGTTAAAAAGCCTGTTCAGTTTCTTTACAGACAGTGCTCCCGAGGTCAAGCTTTATCCAATTGAAAAATAA
- a CDS encoding M61 family metallopeptidase, with protein MLHYQIEFDDYRQHLIHVTVRFLADPTQVLSLPTWIPGSYLIREFSKHIEAVKAYDEAGRQLKIQKFEKNKWRLFNTDHELITVEYDVYAYDLSVRGAYVDQNRLYVNPACACLGLEGHEHDEVEVEIFLPDELKHFQLATGMQAKSLVKGRFTLKAKNYAELIDAPFELAEQTRFSFEANGIPHEFVVSGKHSMNVERMQQDIERICATEIAMFGSAPFENYTFMTMATGNSYGGLEHPNSTSLITPRDDLPKADEPEQPSKDYQRFLGLCSHEYFHSWLVKFIRPENFVNYDLNKEGYTSLLWIFEGFTSYYDDLILLRSGVINQEAYLSLLKAQIDRYLQNPGRFVQSVVESSFDAWVKFYRQDENTNNAGTSYYNKGCLVALCLDLGLRLRGSSLDALMRKLYENAQNGIQVNERTIFELCQELTGDDWVEQINHLINTTDELPLDQLFPEFGLRYSLKNDKSLPFGLKLLDKPEGVLIQSARRNGTGAAVGLSAHDVIVAIDGLKATTKLVEKYAKQDGSYTVHAFRRDELMRFEVQAGGSELTEVELKVEDQAKVEKWLKA; from the coding sequence ATGTTGCATTATCAAATCGAATTTGACGATTACCGTCAGCATCTTATTCACGTAACTGTTCGCTTTTTGGCAGATCCAACGCAGGTGCTTTCTTTACCGACCTGGATTCCGGGCAGTTACCTGATTCGTGAGTTCTCTAAGCATATTGAAGCGGTCAAGGCTTATGATGAGGCAGGCCGTCAGCTAAAAATCCAGAAATTTGAAAAAAACAAATGGCGTTTATTTAATACCGATCATGAACTGATTACGGTGGAATATGATGTTTATGCCTATGATTTGTCTGTGCGTGGTGCCTATGTAGATCAGAACCGTCTTTATGTAAACCCAGCCTGCGCCTGTCTGGGACTGGAAGGCCATGAACATGACGAAGTGGAAGTGGAAATATTCCTGCCTGATGAGCTGAAGCATTTCCAGCTCGCTACTGGCATGCAAGCCAAAAGTCTGGTCAAAGGCCGCTTTACCCTTAAAGCTAAAAATTATGCCGAATTAATTGATGCACCATTTGAGCTGGCAGAGCAGACCCGTTTCAGTTTTGAGGCCAATGGCATTCCGCATGAGTTTGTTGTATCAGGTAAACACAGCATGAATGTGGAGCGCATGCAGCAGGATATTGAAAGAATCTGTGCTACAGAAATCGCCATGTTCGGCTCAGCTCCTTTTGAAAATTATACCTTTATGACCATGGCAACCGGGAATAGTTATGGTGGTCTGGAGCATCCGAACTCGACCAGCCTGATTACGCCACGTGATGACCTGCCTAAGGCGGATGAGCCGGAACAGCCTTCCAAAGATTATCAGCGTTTCCTCGGACTGTGCAGCCATGAGTATTTTCATTCCTGGTTAGTGAAATTTATCCGCCCTGAAAACTTTGTTAATTATGACCTGAACAAAGAAGGCTATACTTCTTTGCTGTGGATTTTTGAAGGTTTTACTTCATATTATGATGACCTGATTTTGCTGCGTAGCGGTGTGATCAATCAGGAAGCTTATCTGAGCTTATTAAAAGCACAGATTGACCGTTATCTGCAAAATCCGGGACGTTTTGTTCAGTCTGTGGTGGAGTCTAGTTTTGATGCTTGGGTGAAGTTCTATCGTCAGGATGAAAACACGAATAATGCCGGCACCAGTTATTATAATAAGGGCTGTCTGGTCGCTTTGTGTCTGGACCTAGGCCTGCGTCTGCGCGGTTCAAGTTTGGATGCTTTAATGCGTAAACTGTATGAAAATGCGCAAAACGGTATTCAGGTCAATGAGCGCACGATCTTTGAACTTTGTCAGGAACTCACGGGTGATGACTGGGTCGAGCAGATCAATCACCTGATCAATACGACAGATGAGTTACCGTTGGATCAGCTCTTCCCTGAGTTTGGCCTGCGCTATAGTCTGAAAAATGACAAATCGCTCCCATTCGGTCTGAAACTCTTAGATAAACCTGAAGGTGTGTTGATTCAATCTGCTCGCCGTAATGGTACTGGGGCGGCAGTTGGTTTATCTGCCCATGATGTGATTGTTGCGATTGATGGTCTGAAAGCGACGACTAAACTTGTAGAGAAATATGCGAAGCAAGATGGGAGTTATACTGTTCATGCTTTCCGCCGCGATGAGCTGATGCGTTTTGAAGTTCAGGCAGGTGGTTCTGAGTTGACAGAAGTGGAACTCAAAGTTGAAGATCAGGCCAAAGTTGAAAAATGGTTAAAAGCTTAA
- a CDS encoding BLUF domain-containing protein — protein MTNIRLLYVSKFRSKVYSKSELYEILTEALKFNGANQIYGALYYGNDYFVQCLEGQEDKVKHLFHDKILKDPRHENCEVLYLEKIDTYLFSNWYMKYANIDQEVVDFFSENHNDIFNPYLLSSSTIPPFIELLSQHADNFSILKSKALITSNPI, from the coding sequence ATGACTAATATACGACTATTATATGTAAGCAAATTCAGATCTAAAGTTTATTCTAAGTCTGAACTTTATGAAATTTTAACCGAAGCATTAAAGTTTAATGGAGCGAATCAAATCTATGGGGCGCTTTATTATGGAAATGATTACTTTGTTCAATGTCTAGAGGGGCAAGAAGATAAAGTAAAACATCTTTTTCATGATAAAATTTTAAAAGATCCACGTCATGAAAATTGTGAAGTTCTTTATCTTGAGAAGATCGATACATATCTTTTTTCTAATTGGTATATGAAATATGCCAACATTGATCAGGAGGTAGTTGATTTTTTCTCAGAGAATCATAATGATATTTTTAATCCCTATTTATTAAGTAGTTCTACGATTCCACCTTTTATAGAATTACTCAGTCAGCATGCTGATAATTTTTCTATATTAAAAAGTAAAGCTTTAATTACTTCAAATCCAATTTGA
- a CDS encoding carbonic anhydrase — MKFKALMVLTLFASNAAFAGANLDWGYANQQAPEHWADISEKYAACNGKNQSPINIDQTIKAELPPLKFNYVSNSKSIINNARTVQVNFNEGNYLLLDNKKFELKQFHLHSPSENRIHGKTYPMEMHLVHASPEGELTVVALMFEEGKKNEKLAKLWKEFPKTAGDTKTLKHQDIASAFLPENLDYYRFNGSLTTPPCSEGVRWIVLKDVQQASAKQIKAFSKLMEHPNNRPIQAQNARLILE; from the coding sequence ATGAAATTTAAAGCACTTATGGTTTTAACGCTCTTTGCGTCTAATGCAGCATTCGCTGGAGCTAATTTAGATTGGGGCTATGCAAATCAACAAGCACCCGAGCACTGGGCTGATATCAGTGAAAAATATGCTGCATGTAATGGTAAAAACCAGTCACCAATTAACATTGATCAAACTATAAAAGCAGAATTACCTCCATTGAAGTTCAATTATGTATCTAACTCTAAAAGCATTATTAATAATGCACGTACGGTACAAGTGAATTTCAACGAAGGTAATTACTTGTTATTAGACAATAAAAAATTTGAATTAAAACAATTCCATTTACACAGCCCGAGTGAAAATAGAATTCATGGCAAAACCTACCCAATGGAAATGCATTTAGTTCATGCATCACCAGAAGGTGAATTAACAGTGGTGGCCCTAATGTTTGAAGAAGGCAAAAAGAATGAAAAACTTGCTAAATTATGGAAGGAATTTCCTAAAACTGCAGGTGATACAAAAACTTTAAAACACCAAGATATAGCAAGTGCATTTTTACCAGAAAATCTTGATTATTATCGTTTTAATGGTTCATTAACTACACCACCTTGTTCAGAAGGCGTTAGATGGATTGTTCTCAAAGATGTTCAACAGGCATCAGCAAAGCAAATTAAAGCGTTCTCAAAATTAATGGAACATCCTAATAATCGCCCTATACAAGCTCAAAATGCCAGATTAATACTCGAATAA
- a CDS encoding glucose 1-dehydrogenase, whose amino-acid sequence MPQSLLSLTNKIALVTGGAAGIGKASALILAQAGSDVMIADLNVEAAKHTAEEIKQLTGRNIQYVACNILQDDQLVNAVNKTIETFGHIHILVNNAGGGGGGRESPDQISVDTIERDFQLNVFAAWRLCQLVAPHMNKAGYGSIINISSMSSINKSPAMSGYASSKAALNHMVANLAHDFGPNIRINAVGPGAIRTAALEKVLQPDIEKRMLSHTPLQRLGEPEDIARAVLFFASPLSSWVSGQTLFVNGGGVQTLD is encoded by the coding sequence ATGCCACAAAGTTTATTATCACTGACGAATAAAATAGCACTTGTAACAGGCGGTGCAGCAGGTATTGGGAAAGCCAGCGCTCTCATTCTTGCACAAGCAGGCTCGGACGTTATGATTGCCGATTTAAATGTAGAAGCAGCTAAACATACAGCAGAAGAAATCAAGCAGCTGACCGGACGCAACATACAATATGTTGCATGCAATATTCTGCAAGATGATCAATTGGTCAATGCAGTGAATAAAACAATCGAAACCTTTGGCCATATTCACATCTTAGTGAACAATGCGGGAGGCGGCGGCGGCGGCCGTGAATCTCCTGATCAAATTAGCGTAGATACTATAGAGCGTGATTTTCAGCTTAATGTGTTTGCTGCTTGGCGATTGTGTCAACTCGTCGCACCGCATATGAATAAAGCTGGCTATGGTTCAATAATAAATATCAGCTCTATGAGTTCAATTAACAAAAGCCCTGCTATGAGCGGATATGCATCATCAAAAGCTGCTTTAAACCATATGGTCGCTAATTTGGCCCATGATTTTGGTCCGAATATACGTATTAATGCGGTAGGACCTGGAGCGATTCGTACCGCAGCATTAGAAAAAGTACTGCAGCCTGACATTGAAAAAAGAATGCTTTCCCATACCCCATTACAACGATTAGGTGAGCCAGAAGATATCGCGAGAGCTGTATTATTCTTTGCCTCACCTCTTTCATCATGGGTTTCTGGCCAAACCTTATTTGTAAATGGTGGTGGTGTACAAACACTGGATTAA
- a CDS encoding alpha/beta hydrolase family protein, with amino-acid sequence MVPVMKIKYPILKLVVSCLCFNSTYAIASPVFPNNDKVQTSNISSRTPGTILSIKEENIDLFTNASQRFLITYRSRGVQSEPIVTSGYLLLPKGKVPQGGWPVLAWAHGTTGVADTCAPSGDYADGPVHPYQQIAAKALNAWLARGYAVVAPDYQGLGTPGGHPYMNAQSQLYTVVDAVRAAHLLKPYKFSKDWYVMGHSQGGAASLKVATDGRKDAPELNLKGAIALAPGGYQYQGIAEYVTTHTPIETGVAAFFPIVLLGAEAADPSLAPAKLVSSDMAKVLNYARNRCLSELQSELKAAPQTVFKPNVNLAPLTNYLKKQSIENMTPIVPTLIVQGDKDQLVDYRGTYAYYQQVCKKQKPISFHLIKNGDHRDSLRQSELLIGSFINSVEQGKIVNTCNSK; translated from the coding sequence ATGGTACCAGTAATGAAAATTAAATATCCCATTCTAAAATTGGTCGTAAGCTGCCTTTGCTTCAACTCCACATATGCAATAGCCTCTCCTGTCTTTCCCAATAATGATAAAGTCCAAACGTCGAATATCTCCAGTAGAACACCAGGAACAATCCTATCGATAAAAGAAGAGAATATCGATCTATTTACCAATGCTTCACAGCGGTTCTTGATCACTTACCGTAGTCGTGGAGTACAGTCTGAACCAATTGTAACTTCAGGATATCTCTTACTCCCTAAAGGTAAAGTACCCCAAGGAGGTTGGCCTGTTCTTGCTTGGGCTCATGGGACAACTGGTGTAGCAGACACTTGTGCGCCTTCAGGAGATTATGCCGACGGTCCAGTTCATCCTTATCAACAAATTGCTGCGAAAGCACTAAATGCCTGGCTTGCTCGCGGATATGCAGTCGTCGCCCCTGATTATCAGGGTTTAGGTACCCCCGGTGGACATCCTTATATGAATGCACAAAGTCAGTTATATACTGTCGTTGATGCTGTCCGGGCAGCCCACCTTTTAAAGCCTTATAAATTTAGTAAAGACTGGTATGTTATGGGTCATAGTCAAGGAGGTGCAGCTTCCCTTAAGGTTGCTACTGATGGCCGAAAAGATGCACCTGAGCTCAATTTAAAAGGTGCCATTGCACTCGCACCAGGTGGCTATCAATACCAAGGAATCGCTGAATACGTAACAACCCATACTCCAATTGAAACCGGTGTGGCCGCATTTTTTCCAATTGTGCTTTTGGGAGCAGAAGCCGCAGATCCTAGCCTGGCTCCAGCAAAGTTAGTTAGCTCAGACATGGCTAAAGTTCTAAATTATGCACGTAATCGCTGTTTGTCAGAATTACAATCTGAGCTAAAGGCAGCACCTCAAACAGTTTTTAAACCAAATGTAAATTTGGCACCTTTGACAAATTATTTAAAAAAACAGTCTATTGAGAATATGACACCTATTGTGCCAACGCTCATTGTACAAGGTGATAAAGATCAGCTGGTAGATTACCGTGGTACTTATGCTTACTATCAGCAAGTATGTAAGAAGCAAAAACCTATTTCCTTTCACCTAATCAAAAATGGAGATCATCGTGACTCTTTAAGACAAAGTGAACTCCTGATTGGAAGCTTTATCAATTCAGTTGAACAAGGGAAAATTGTAAATACCTGCAATTCAAAATGA
- a CDS encoding phosphocholine-specific phospholipase C, translated as MINRRQFLVNTLKTSFGAAALSTFPASIQKALAIPANNKTGTIQDVEHVVILMQENRSFDHYFGTLKGVRGFADRFTIPLQNGRNVWQQQRRDGSLLTPFHLDGSMNNAQRAPGTNHTWIDSQKAWDNGRMTNWPTYKTDYAMGYFKEQEIPYQFALANAFTICDAYHCSMHTGTDANRSFHLTGTNGAVPTGTAFVNNEWDWIDGDPKNVDIGYTWKTYAERLEEAGINWICYQNMPDEWGDNMLGAFRTFKKANIASGYPVSSGGAPNSPYNKAAQTLPYKAYDASTDNAQNPLYKGIANTLPGNNPEEFLDAFKRDIKTGKLPQVSWINAPSIYCEHPGPSSPVQGAWFIQEILDALTAVPEVWSKTVFLINFDENDGYFDHVPSPSAPTLQANNTYAGKSTLSEADMQHEYYVHDAPLGSTSQPKKDNGVYGPGPRVPLFVISPWSRGGIVNSQVFDHTSVLMFLEKRFGVTESNISPYRRAICGDLTSAFNFENPNDDVLPELSGKKTREQADLLRSEQQKLPNVPIPTHLKLPIQTSGIRRSKALPYELHTSARCQNDGTVKLIFSNTGTQGAVFHVYDKLNLDTIPRRYIVEAGKTLDDVWKVQQDNQGMYDLWVLGPNGYHRHFRGDLNRNKYLEINPEIRVCYDINNGNAYVDLLNISTKEIDFILTPLAYRTDESIKINVKAQQTVTHYWDLGEAWQWYDFAVTCSQDNKFYRRFAGRVEIGKDSVSDPAMV; from the coding sequence GTGATTAATCGTCGTCAATTTTTAGTAAATACGCTTAAGACAAGTTTTGGTGCTGCTGCCTTATCTACATTTCCAGCCAGTATCCAAAAAGCATTAGCTATTCCTGCAAATAATAAAACAGGAACAATCCAGGATGTTGAGCATGTCGTTATTTTAATGCAAGAAAACCGCTCATTTGACCATTATTTTGGAACATTAAAAGGGGTTCGCGGTTTTGCAGATCGTTTCACTATTCCTTTACAAAATGGGCGTAATGTTTGGCAACAACAACGTCGTGATGGTTCATTATTAACGCCCTTTCATTTAGATGGATCAATGAATAATGCGCAACGCGCACCTGGTACGAATCATACTTGGATAGATAGCCAAAAAGCTTGGGACAATGGCCGAATGACCAATTGGCCAACGTATAAAACTGATTATGCAATGGGTTATTTTAAAGAACAGGAAATCCCTTATCAGTTTGCTTTAGCTAATGCCTTTACCATTTGTGATGCATATCATTGTTCGATGCATACAGGTACAGATGCCAATCGTTCATTTCATTTAACAGGTACTAATGGAGCAGTACCGACTGGTACGGCTTTTGTTAATAATGAATGGGATTGGATTGATGGCGACCCCAAAAATGTTGATATCGGCTACACATGGAAAACTTATGCTGAACGTTTAGAAGAAGCTGGTATTAATTGGATTTGTTATCAAAATATGCCTGATGAATGGGGCGATAACATGCTAGGGGCGTTTCGTACTTTTAAAAAAGCCAATATTGCTTCAGGTTATCCAGTTTCGAGTGGCGGTGCACCCAATAGCCCATATAATAAGGCAGCACAAACTTTACCTTATAAAGCTTATGATGCGTCAACTGATAATGCTCAAAATCCACTCTATAAAGGCATAGCCAATACTTTACCTGGGAATAACCCTGAAGAGTTTTTAGATGCTTTTAAAAGGGATATAAAAACAGGAAAATTACCTCAAGTTTCCTGGATCAATGCACCATCAATCTATTGTGAGCATCCTGGACCATCAAGCCCAGTACAAGGTGCCTGGTTTATTCAAGAAATTTTGGATGCTCTAACAGCAGTACCGGAGGTTTGGAGTAAAACAGTTTTCTTAATTAATTTTGATGAAAATGATGGTTATTTTGATCATGTTCCATCTCCATCTGCTCCCACGCTTCAAGCAAATAATACATATGCAGGAAAATCAACGCTCAGCGAAGCCGATATGCAACATGAATATTATGTACATGATGCGCCACTGGGAAGTACCAGTCAGCCTAAAAAAGATAATGGCGTGTATGGGCCTGGTCCACGTGTACCATTATTTGTAATTTCACCTTGGAGTCGTGGTGGGATCGTTAATTCTCAAGTATTTGATCATACTTCGGTACTAATGTTTTTAGAAAAGCGTTTTGGTGTAACAGAAAGCAATATCAGCCCTTATCGTCGCGCAATTTGTGGTGACCTCACTTCGGCCTTTAACTTTGAGAATCCAAATGATGATGTGTTACCAGAATTGAGTGGTAAAAAAACTCGTGAGCAAGCAGATCTGCTCCGCTCAGAACAACAAAAATTACCGAATGTTCCAATTCCAACCCATTTAAAACTCCCAATTCAAACTAGCGGAATTCGGCGTTCTAAAGCATTGCCTTATGAATTACATACCAGTGCCCGTTGTCAAAACGATGGAACAGTTAAGCTCATCTTCTCTAATACAGGTACACAAGGCGCAGTTTTTCATGTCTATGACAAGTTAAACCTTGATACGATTCCGCGTCGGTACATTGTAGAAGCAGGAAAAACACTAGATGATGTCTGGAAGGTACAACAGGATAACCAGGGAATGTACGACCTTTGGGTGCTCGGTCCAAACGGCTATCATCGACATTTTCGAGGAGATCTAAACCGCAATAAATACTTAGAAATCAATCCTGAAATACGAGTGTGTTATGACATTAATAATGGCAATGCCTATGTGGATTTGCTTAATATTTCGACTAAAGAAATCGATTTTATTTTAACACCTCTTGCTTATCGTACAGATGAGTCTATTAAAATTAATGTTAAAGCTCAACAGACTGTTACTCATTACTGGGATTTGGGAGAAGCATGGCAATGGTATGATTTTGCTGTTACATGTAGTCAAGATAATAAGTTTTATAGGCGCTTTGCTGGTCGTGTAGAGATAGGTAAAGACTCTGTTAGCGATCCAGCAATGGTTTAA